From Candidatus Sericytochromatia bacterium, a single genomic window includes:
- a CDS encoding FKBP-type peptidyl-prolyl cis-trans isomerase: MLAGRHRPRLAAIAIGLATLGCDPTLVPVNPPEPGDGAEVQPVPVLTRRPSVAPGAPNRSAAPTAPPPSPRFPLNTAAAVSLPSGLGYTIIRAGEPDGKVAEKGHQVVVHYAGWLTNGTLFDTSRQRESPFRFKLGAGSVIAGWEQGVLGMRVGEVRKLVIPPQLGYGEKGTGRIPPRSTLLFEVELLELKEG; the protein is encoded by the coding sequence ATGCTGGCGGGGCGCCATCGGCCGCGCCTGGCGGCGATCGCCATTGGACTCGCCACGCTGGGCTGTGATCCCACCCTGGTGCCGGTCAACCCACCGGAGCCCGGCGATGGCGCCGAGGTGCAACCGGTTCCGGTCCTCACGCGCCGCCCCTCTGTCGCGCCCGGTGCACCGAACCGTTCCGCGGCACCGACCGCGCCCCCTCCGAGCCCGCGCTTTCCGCTCAACACCGCCGCGGCCGTGTCGCTGCCGAGTGGTCTCGGTTACACCATCATTCGCGCGGGGGAACCCGATGGGAAGGTGGCTGAAAAGGGACATCAGGTGGTGGTGCATTACGCCGGCTGGTTGACGAACGGTACCTTGTTCGACACCTCGCGGCAGCGCGAGAGCCCCTTCCGGTTCAAACTGGGGGCCGGGAGCGTGATCGCGGGCTGGGAGCAAGGAGTACTCGGAATGCGGGTAGGAGAGGTGAGAAAGCTCGTCATTCCTCCCCAACTCGGCTATGGGGAAAAGGGAACCGGGCGCATCCCCCCGCGGTCCACCCTGCTGTTCGAGGTGGAACTGCTGGAATTGAAAGAGGGTTGA